A genomic segment from Malaclemys terrapin pileata isolate rMalTer1 chromosome 1, rMalTer1.hap1, whole genome shotgun sequence encodes:
- the LOC128842593 gene encoding cyclin-dependent kinase inhibitor 1-like isoform X1: MESLLCTLVGERRIGEQMEWRPVKASRVRRNLFGPVDHEQLQQDFQHMLRSSMEGAQQKWNFDFLRDIPAEGLLQWEELQSHDVPAFYHSCVVGEARKPLKPLNQGIVKEVKAHHFATVTLTEHPKVAKKMSGKKSQAGKKRRQTSLTDLCSYPCVLFPKCCLRHNGPSRARGGGTGTREDYHSAKKQVKTNTQAAAKNLAF, from the exons AT GGAATCGTTGCTCTGTACGCTCGTTGGTGAGCGGCGGATTGGAGAGCAAATGGAGTGGAGGCCAGTGAAGGCAAGCCGTGTACGAAGGAACCTCTTCGGCCCCGTGGACCatgagcagctgcagcaggactTCCAGCATATGCTGCGCAGCAGCATGGAGGGAGCCCAGCAGAAGTGGAACTTTGACTTCTTACGAGACATACCAGCAGAGGGGCTCCTGCAGTGGGAAGAACTACAGAGCCATGATGTCCCGGCCTTTTACCACAGTTGTGTGGTGGGTGAGGCTCGCAAGCCTTTGAAGCCCTTGAACCAGGGTATAGTCAAGGAGGTCAAGGCTCACCACTTTGCCACAGTGACACTGACTGAGCACCCCAAAGTTGCCAAGAAAATGTCGGGCAAGAAGAGCCAAGCAGGGAAGAAACGAAGACAGACATCCTTGACAG ATCTGTGTAGTTATCCATGTGTGCTCTTCCCAAAGTGCTGTCTGAGACACAATGGGCCAAgcagagccaggggaggaggaacaggaacCAGAGAAG ATTACCACTCAGCTAAGAAGCAAGTCAAAACTAACACTCAAGCTGCTGCAAAGAATTTGgctttctga
- the LOC128842593 gene encoding cyclin-dependent kinase inhibitor 1-like isoform X2 produces the protein MESLLCTLVGERRIGEQMEWRPVKASRVRRNLFGPVDHEQLQQDFQHMLRSSMEGAQQKWNFDFLRDIPAEGLLQWEELQSHDVPAFYHSCVVGEARKPLKPLNQGIVKEVKAHHFATVTLTEHPKVAKKMSGKKSQAGKKRRQTSLTDYHSAKKQVKTNTQAAAKNLAF, from the exons AT GGAATCGTTGCTCTGTACGCTCGTTGGTGAGCGGCGGATTGGAGAGCAAATGGAGTGGAGGCCAGTGAAGGCAAGCCGTGTACGAAGGAACCTCTTCGGCCCCGTGGACCatgagcagctgcagcaggactTCCAGCATATGCTGCGCAGCAGCATGGAGGGAGCCCAGCAGAAGTGGAACTTTGACTTCTTACGAGACATACCAGCAGAGGGGCTCCTGCAGTGGGAAGAACTACAGAGCCATGATGTCCCGGCCTTTTACCACAGTTGTGTGGTGGGTGAGGCTCGCAAGCCTTTGAAGCCCTTGAACCAGGGTATAGTCAAGGAGGTCAAGGCTCACCACTTTGCCACAGTGACACTGACTGAGCACCCCAAAGTTGCCAAGAAAATGTCGGGCAAGAAGAGCCAAGCAGGGAAGAAACGAAGACAGACATCCTTGACAG ATTACCACTCAGCTAAGAAGCAAGTCAAAACTAACACTCAAGCTGCTGCAAAGAATTTGgctttctga